In the Flavobacterium pallidum genome, one interval contains:
- the greA gene encoding transcription elongation factor GreA, whose translation MNNVSYYTAEGLKKLKDELEQLKSIERPKASQAIAEARDKGDLSENAEYDAAKEAQGLLEMRISKMEDLYANARLIDESQLDTSKVLVLSNVKIKNQANGMELKYTLVAESEADLKAGKISVTSPIGKGLLGKSVGEVAEITVPNGILKFEVLEVSRD comes from the coding sequence ATGAATAACGTATCATACTACACTGCCGAAGGATTGAAGAAACTGAAGGATGAACTCGAGCAGTTGAAAAGCATAGAACGCCCGAAAGCTTCGCAGGCTATTGCGGAAGCACGTGATAAAGGAGACCTTTCTGAAAACGCGGAATATGACGCTGCAAAAGAGGCGCAGGGATTATTGGAAATGCGTATTTCCAAAATGGAAGATTTATATGCCAACGCCAGGCTGATTGACGAGTCGCAACTCGATACGTCCAAAGTGCTCGTGCTTTCAAATGTGAAAATCAAGAACCAGGCCAATGGCATGGAGTTGAAATATACGCTGGTAGCCGAGAGCGAAGCCGACCTTAAAGCCGGTAAAATTTCCGTCACATCCCCCATCGGGAAGGGATTGCTGGGCAAATCGGTTGGTGAAGTAGCTGAAATCACTGTGCCGAACGGCATCCTGAAATTCGAGGTGCTGGAAGTGTCAAGGGATTAA
- a CDS encoding flavin reductase family protein, with protein sequence MPSFETKELSPLQLQGYLQSAVGPRPIAFASTINKNGIPNLSPFSFFNVFSSNPPILIFSPARRVRDNTVKHTLLNVQATKEVVINVVNYDIVQQASLSSTEYPDGVNEFLKSGLTQVPSDIVKPYRVAESPVQFECKVNDVIALGDGGGAGNLVVCEVLKIHLHESILNENGAIDQHKIDLVSRLGGNWYSRSNAGLFEVPKPLTTLGIGVDQIPDFVKESGVFTGNDLGKLGNTESLPTTEEINIFVKANIAVKGVLSADDEEKIHLKAKEYLDHDDVLSAWKVLLAERI encoded by the coding sequence ATGCCAAGTTTCGAAACCAAAGAACTTTCGCCGCTGCAATTGCAGGGCTACCTGCAAAGCGCTGTCGGCCCGCGCCCCATCGCTTTTGCCAGTACCATCAACAAAAACGGCATCCCGAACCTGTCGCCTTTCAGTTTCTTTAATGTATTCAGCTCGAACCCGCCGATACTGATTTTTTCACCCGCAAGGCGCGTACGCGACAATACCGTAAAACACACGTTGCTGAATGTACAGGCGACAAAAGAAGTTGTCATCAATGTCGTGAATTATGATATTGTCCAGCAGGCCTCGCTGTCCAGCACCGAATATCCGGATGGCGTGAATGAATTCCTCAAATCCGGTCTTACGCAGGTCCCGTCGGATATTGTAAAACCGTATCGGGTGGCAGAAAGTCCGGTACAGTTTGAATGTAAGGTCAATGATGTCATCGCTTTGGGCGATGGGGGTGGTGCCGGGAACCTGGTGGTTTGCGAAGTGCTCAAAATCCATCTGCACGAATCCATCCTCAATGAAAACGGTGCCATTGACCAGCACAAGATTGACCTCGTTTCCAGGCTTGGAGGCAATTGGTATTCCCGTTCGAATGCGGGGCTGTTTGAAGTGCCTAAACCGCTGACGACCTTGGGCATTGGTGTAGATCAGATTCCTGATTTTGTTAAGGAAAGCGGCGTTTTTACAGGGAACGATTTAGGGAAATTAGGAAACACGGAATCGTTGCCAACTACCGAAGAAATTAATATATTTGTAAAAGCTAACATTGCCGTCAAGGGTGTGCTGAGTGCTGATGATGAGGAGAAAATCCATCTTAAAGCGAAGGAATACCTTGACCATGATGACGTGCTCTCCGCCTGGAAAGTGCTTTTGGCAGAACGGATTTAA
- a CDS encoding DUF3127 domain-containing protein, with the protein MEITGKIKVINAEQQVSATFRKRELVVTTEEQYPQHIMIEFGQDKCDLLNNYRVGEPVKVSINLRGREWVSPQGETKYFNSIQGWRIERMAAEAPIHAAPVAAAPAFEPAPDFKEEDHDDLPF; encoded by the coding sequence ATGGAAATTACAGGAAAAATCAAAGTGATCAACGCCGAACAACAGGTAAGCGCCACATTCCGAAAAAGAGAACTGGTTGTTACAACCGAAGAGCAGTACCCACAGCACATCATGATCGAATTCGGTCAGGACAAATGTGACCTGCTGAACAATTACAGGGTGGGGGAACCGGTTAAGGTCTCCATCAATTTAAGAGGCCGCGAATGGGTTAGTCCCCAGGGCGAAACCAAATATTTCAACAGCATCCAGGGCTGGAGGATCGAAAGGATGGCTGCTGAGGCACCAATACATGCAGCGCCTGTAGCTGCGGCACCTGCTTTTGAACCTGCACCTGATTTCAAAGAAGAAGATCACGATGATCTGCCGTTCTAA
- a CDS encoding HIT family protein, translated as MPSIFTRIINGELPSYKIAEDDNYIAILDVNPNTEGHTLCIPKKEVDKLFDLEEDLYAGLMQFSRKVAIAIAKTVPCDRVGMAVIGLEVPHVHVHLIPLNDMGDMRFQNKVKLEKETFEALASAIRQNL; from the coding sequence ATGCCAAGCATTTTTACCAGGATCATCAACGGCGAACTGCCTTCGTATAAAATCGCCGAAGACGACAATTATATTGCCATACTTGATGTCAACCCGAATACGGAAGGCCATACGCTGTGCATCCCGAAAAAGGAGGTCGATAAGCTTTTCGACCTCGAAGAGGATTTGTACGCGGGATTGATGCAGTTTTCAAGAAAAGTAGCGATTGCCATAGCCAAAACCGTTCCCTGTGACCGGGTAGGTATGGCAGTCATTGGGCTTGAAGTCCCGCATGTACACGTACACCTGATCCCTTTGAACGACATGGGCGACATGCGTTTCCAGAATAAGGTAAAGTTGGAAAAGGAAACGTTTGAAGCTTTGGCATCGGCCATCAGGCAAAACCTGTAA
- a CDS encoding Rieske (2Fe-2S) protein: MKRILPLFTVMILLAACSGGSSRYRNPFLPDYSFSMNINTNLPTLSGLNSPINPIIIPDNGSGITIIAMKISDNDYRAWDAHCPNQVPSACSLMDIDGVNAVCSCENYEYSIFSGDGSQVEYTMKPYKVSVIGNNLLRISN, translated from the coding sequence ATGAAACGCATATTACCTCTTTTTACTGTGATGATATTGCTGGCCGCCTGTTCCGGAGGCAGTTCACGATACCGCAATCCTTTCCTTCCCGATTACTCTTTTTCGATGAACATCAATACGAATTTACCTACGCTGAGCGGACTGAATTCTCCTATAAACCCCATCATTATCCCTGATAACGGCAGCGGAATCACAATCATCGCCATGAAAATTTCCGATAACGATTACCGCGCCTGGGATGCACATTGCCCTAACCAGGTGCCTTCAGCCTGTTCGCTGATGGATATCGATGGTGTAAATGCTGTTTGTTCCTGCGAAAATTATGAATACAGTATTTTTTCAGGTGATGGATCACAGGTTGAATATACGATGAAGCCTTATAAGGTTTCCGTGATTGGGAACAACCTGCTCCGCATATCCAATTAA
- a CDS encoding TonB-dependent receptor, with product MKTLFYFLGRAGSAALRRRALRGARHLASIPHAVPCSIALLLFSGTLLAQETSQDSTKTNQLDEVLVSAVRATSKTPVTFSNLGKEEIKSRNLGQDIPILMNFLPSVVTTSDAGNGVGYTGIRVRGSDATRVNVTINGIPYNDSESHGTFWVNMPDFASSVESLQLQRGVGTSTNGAGAFGASLNLLTDSFAKEANGEISNSFGSFNTRKHTVKFSSGLLNKGFELAGRLSVIHSDGFVDRAAADLKSYFLQGTYVGKTTLIKALVFGGSEKTYQSWNGIDAATIFISPTFNSAGIYTDEFGQTRFYDNETDNYFQNHYQLHWNERLSDHWKLNTALHYTKGKGYYENYKEDADFGDYGLIPVGTAVSTDLVRQKWLDNDFYGMTFSGNYTSEKLEVIIGGGWNRYEGDHFGKVIWARFASQSELGDHYYDDYAVKTDANIFAKANYKLSTTWSLFGDLQYRNVNYQANGVQADFVDDTFDFINPKAGITYDLNKSNAFYFSYAKAQREPNRTDYESGNARPEKLNDFELGWRNTSDKLKINANVYYMAYKDQLILTGNLDDVGNPIRSNSEKSYRLGFEADVTYAIFKQLIIRPNFTISMNKNVDLAVAGENYGTRDIAYSPSVIAGNILVFKPIANLQASLLSKFVGEQFMNNIESPEARILDYCVNDFNVSYEFKPKTIFKSIAINGLVNNIFDRKYVSNGYMYDVYPYYYPQARTNFLVGLTLKF from the coding sequence ATGAAAACTTTATTTTATTTTCTTGGGCGTGCCGGCTCCGCTGCACTACGCCGTCGGGCTTTACGCGGTGCGCGGCACCTTGCTTCAATCCCTCACGCGGTCCCGTGTTCCATCGCGTTGCTGCTTTTTTCAGGAACGCTGCTCGCGCAGGAAACATCCCAGGACTCGACCAAAACAAACCAACTCGATGAAGTCCTCGTGTCTGCCGTCCGTGCTACATCCAAAACGCCGGTCACCTTCAGCAATCTCGGTAAAGAAGAAATCAAATCCCGGAACCTGGGCCAGGATATTCCCATCCTGATGAATTTCCTGCCGTCGGTCGTTACCACTTCTGATGCCGGAAATGGCGTGGGTTATACCGGAATCCGTGTTCGCGGTAGTGATGCCACCCGCGTAAATGTCACCATCAACGGAATCCCGTACAACGATTCCGAAAGCCACGGCACTTTCTGGGTCAACATGCCCGATTTTGCTTCTTCCGTAGAAAGCCTGCAATTGCAGCGTGGCGTAGGAACATCAACGAACGGCGCGGGTGCTTTCGGAGCCAGCCTGAATCTTTTAACGGACAGCTTCGCTAAGGAAGCCAATGGCGAAATCTCGAATTCGTTCGGAAGTTTCAATACAAGGAAACATACCGTGAAATTTAGTTCCGGTCTTTTAAACAAAGGTTTTGAATTGGCAGGAAGGCTTTCTGTAATCCATTCCGACGGTTTTGTCGATCGTGCTGCGGCCGATTTAAAATCGTATTTCCTTCAGGGGACTTATGTGGGTAAAACAACCTTGATCAAGGCGCTCGTCTTTGGCGGCAGCGAAAAAACATATCAGTCCTGGAACGGTATTGATGCAGCAACGATTTTCATCAGTCCGACATTCAATTCGGCGGGAATTTACACAGACGAATTCGGACAAACGCGTTTCTACGATAATGAAACCGACAATTATTTCCAGAACCATTACCAATTGCATTGGAACGAAAGGCTGTCTGACCATTGGAAATTGAACACGGCTTTGCATTATACAAAAGGGAAAGGTTATTACGAAAATTATAAAGAAGATGCCGATTTCGGGGATTATGGATTAATTCCTGTCGGCACAGCAGTTTCAACAGATCTGGTACGCCAAAAATGGCTCGACAATGATTTTTACGGCATGACATTTTCCGGAAATTATACTTCGGAAAAACTCGAAGTGATTATTGGCGGTGGCTGGAATCGTTATGAAGGCGACCACTTCGGAAAAGTCATCTGGGCGCGTTTTGCTTCTCAAAGTGAACTCGGGGATCATTATTATGACGATTACGCAGTAAAAACCGATGCCAATATTTTTGCGAAAGCGAATTATAAATTATCGACGACATGGAGCCTGTTTGGAGACCTCCAATACCGCAACGTGAATTACCAAGCGAATGGCGTACAGGCAGATTTTGTAGACGATACTTTTGATTTCATAAACCCAAAAGCGGGAATCACCTACGATTTGAATAAATCCAATGCCTTTTATTTTTCTTATGCCAAGGCGCAGCGCGAACCTAACCGCACCGATTATGAAAGCGGCAATGCGCGCCCGGAGAAACTCAATGATTTTGAATTAGGATGGAGAAATACTTCAGACAAACTGAAAATCAACGCCAACGTATATTATATGGCGTATAAAGATCAGCTTATTCTTACCGGAAACCTTGACGATGTCGGTAACCCAATCCGTTCTAACAGTGAGAAAAGCTACCGTCTGGGGTTTGAAGCCGATGTGACTTATGCTATTTTTAAACAACTTATTATCCGTCCAAACTTTACAATAAGCATGAACAAAAATGTCGATTTGGCTGTTGCCGGAGAAAATTACGGAACCCGTGATATCGCTTATTCACCATCGGTAATTGCCGGAAATATTCTGGTTTTCAAACCAATTGCTAACCTCCAGGCGTCACTGCTTTCTAAATTTGTAGGGGAACAATTCATGAACAACATCGAATCGCCGGAAGCCAGAATTTTAGATTATTGTGTAAATGACTTCAATGTGTCTTATGAATTTAAACCAAAAACCATTTTCAAAAGCATCGCCATAAATGGATTGGTCAATAATATTTTCGATAGAAAGTATGTGTCAAACGGTTATATGTATGATGTCTATCCATATTATTATCCGCAGGCGAGAACCAATTTCCTTGTCGGACTGACATTAAAATTCTAA
- a CDS encoding sensor histidine kinase: MEFSERRNATRWGIIAASFVIVLFILWNTYALFQIFKNEERIKLENWALAQQKINSIDVNDVNADLELPFALAQHPPSIPIILALNNTIVNTNGIDESILKNQKKLDDYIRTLKSLNDPIVTRLSKDKTQYLYYGDSSLLNKLKYYPVALLLIIFLFATVVYNFYRSTKMATQNKLWAGMAKETAHQIGTPLSSLLGWLEIMKADNVDETTVTEIEKDVVRLQSIADRFSKIGSEPILEEKDIIFETETSVEYLKARFSNQVAFTFTAPHYPVMVMINPALHSWTVENLVKNAIDAMRGKGNLDIAIIDGDRFLRIYISDTGKGIPKKQFRRVFEPGFTTKKRGWGLGLSLTKRIVEEYHDGKIRVLHSELGKGTTIMVSFRKPGK, encoded by the coding sequence ATGGAATTTTCGGAAAGAAGGAATGCTACACGTTGGGGGATTATCGCCGCTTCTTTTGTGATTGTGTTGTTTATCCTGTGGAATACGTATGCGCTGTTCCAGATTTTCAAGAATGAGGAACGGATCAAGCTGGAAAACTGGGCTTTGGCGCAGCAGAAAATCAATTCCATTGATGTCAATGATGTGAATGCGGATCTTGAACTGCCGTTTGCCTTGGCGCAACATCCGCCCAGCATCCCGATCATCCTCGCGCTGAACAATACGATAGTCAACACCAATGGCATCGACGAATCGATTTTGAAGAACCAGAAAAAACTGGACGATTATATCCGCACGCTGAAATCGCTGAATGATCCGATTGTTACCAGATTATCCAAAGATAAAACGCAATATTTGTATTACGGTGATTCGTCTTTGCTGAATAAGCTGAAGTATTATCCGGTGGCGCTTTTGCTGATTATTTTCCTTTTTGCGACGGTCGTTTATAACTTCTACCGAAGCACGAAAATGGCGACGCAGAACAAGCTTTGGGCGGGAATGGCGAAGGAAACCGCGCACCAGATCGGGACACCTTTATCTTCCTTATTGGGCTGGCTCGAAATCATGAAAGCCGATAATGTGGATGAAACCACGGTCACTGAAATAGAGAAAGATGTCGTAAGGCTGCAATCCATCGCGGACCGTTTTTCAAAAATTGGCTCCGAACCGATCCTTGAAGAAAAAGACATCATTTTTGAAACGGAAACTTCCGTGGAATACCTTAAAGCCAGGTTTTCAAACCAGGTTGCGTTTACTTTTACGGCACCCCATTATCCGGTGATGGTGATGATCAATCCGGCGTTGCACAGCTGGACGGTGGAAAACCTCGTTAAAAATGCGATTGATGCGATGCGTGGTAAAGGCAATCTTGATATCGCCATTATCGATGGTGACCGTTTCCTTCGGATTTACATTTCAGATACTGGGAAAGGCATCCCGAAAAAGCAATTCCGGCGTGTATTTGAGCCAGGGTTTACAACCAAGAAACGCGGCTGGGGACTGGGGCTTTCACTTACAAAAAGGATTGTGGAAGAATACCACGACGGCAAAATCAGGGTATTGCATTCAGAACTTGGGAAAGGAACCACCATTATGGTGAGTTTCCGGAAGCCGGGAAAATAA
- the aat gene encoding leucyl/phenylalanyl-tRNA--protein transferase — translation MYILNEDLFFPPIEKADKFGVLAIGGDLSAERLTLAYKRGIFPWFNEDEPIIWWAPPQRMVLFPDEIKISKSMRNLLNRNVFEVTHNQDFEAVISNCSKIYRHDQNGSWITNAMMEAYCRLHEAGLAKSIEVWHEGKLAGGLYGIDLGHVFSGESMFSIFPNASKVAFIALAKKYELVDCQVHNDHLESLGCREIPRKEFMDILLKS, via the coding sequence ATGTATATATTGAATGAAGATTTATTTTTTCCGCCCATTGAAAAGGCTGACAAATTTGGCGTCCTGGCCATTGGCGGCGATCTTTCTGCCGAAAGGTTGACGCTGGCTTATAAACGCGGTATTTTTCCCTGGTTTAATGAAGACGAACCCATTATCTGGTGGGCGCCGCCACAACGGATGGTGCTTTTTCCGGATGAAATTAAGATTTCGAAAAGTATGCGAAATCTCCTGAACCGGAATGTTTTTGAAGTAACACACAACCAGGATTTTGAAGCGGTCATTTCAAACTGCAGCAAAATATACCGTCATGATCAAAACGGTTCGTGGATCACAAACGCGATGATGGAAGCTTATTGCCGGCTTCACGAAGCAGGTCTGGCAAAATCGATTGAGGTATGGCATGAAGGCAAACTTGCGGGCGGATTGTATGGTATTGATCTTGGCCATGTATTTTCTGGCGAAAGCATGTTTTCCATTTTCCCGAACGCTTCAAAAGTGGCATTCATCGCTTTGGCAAAAAAATATGAACTCGTCGATTGCCAGGTACATAATGACCATCTTGAAAGTTTGGGCTGCCGTGAAATCCCAAGAAAGGAATTTATGGACATTCTTTTGAAAAGCTAA